The Blattabacterium sp. (Blatta orientalis) str. Tarazona genome contains the following window.
ATCTAATATTAAAATAAAGTCTTTTTTCATTAGAATTTTTTTCTTATGAAAAAGAAAGAAAATAAACTATAAACCGATGTCTTTTCTAAAATATAAGTTTTCAAAATGAACTTTTTTTACTTTATTATAAGCATTTTTTCTAGCTTCTTCCATGGAAAATCCTAGTCCTACCACATTTAAAACACGTCCTTTTGAAGTGATCCATTTTTCTTTTTCTTTTTCAGCTCCAGCGATATAAAAAGGTTCTTTTAAAGAGTTTAACCCCTCTATAACTTTTCCATATTGGAATTTTTCCGGATAACCTTTTGAAGATAAAACGACACAACAAGAACATAATTTTTTCCAAGAAATGGATATGTCTTTCTGAAGGAGAATAGATTGGATTATGTGAATAAAATTACTATTCATTAATGGAAATAAAGTTTGAGTTTCAGGATCACCCAGACGAGTATTATATTCTAATAAGTATACCCTATTTGAATTGATCATTAATCCAAAATAAATAAATCCAAAAAAAATTAATTTTTCTAAAAATAAACCTTCTAAAGTTGGTTTTAATATATTTTCTTTGAAATCTATCCAAACATCACTTGTCATATATGGATTAGGAGCAATACTCCCCATTCCTCCTGTATTCTTTCCTGTTTCTTTTTCTCCAATTTTTTTGTAATCTTTAACGGATAAAAAAGGAATAATATCTTTTCCATTAAATATGGACAATATAGAGGATTCTTTTCCTTGTAGAAGTTCTTCTATGATAACTTGATTTCCAGACTTTCCAAATTTCTTCTCTATCAAAATAGAATTCAAAGCTTTTTCCGCTTCTGTTTTATTATGTGTTAATAAGACTCCTTTTCCTTCGGATAATCCTCTAGTTTTAATAGCCACGGAATAAGTGGTTTTATCTAAAAAATCCATAGCTTCTTGATAAGAAGAAAAAACTTTGTATTTAGGAGTACGTACTCCATATTTTTTCATAAATGATTTAGAAAAAACCCTATCTCCTTCTAGTCTAGCGGAAAAATGAGGCGGTCCAATTATTTTCAATCCATCACTTTGAAATACGTCTACAATTCCATCCCATAGAAAAGTTTCAGAACCAGCAATAGTAATATCGATAGCATTTTTTTTAGCAAAAGAACATAACTCTGATGTAGAATGAAAATTTTCTATATTTTTTCCTATTTGACTGGTTCCTCCATTTCCAGGATAAAAATAAATTTCCATGGGAGAAAAATCTTTTAAGATTTTTTTACCAATAGCATGTTCACGACCCCCACTTCCAAGAATTAAAATTTTCATAATTTTTAATGTTTAAAATGTCTTTTTCCCGTAAAAGCCATAGCTATTCCATATTCATCACAAGCTTTTACAGATTCTTCATCACGTATAGAACCTCCTGGTTGAAGAATAGCTTTTATAACCCCAGAACGAGCTGCTTCATCTACTATATCACGAAAAGGAAAAAAGCATCAGAAACGAGTACTAAATTTTTTTTTCTTTGTTTTTTCTAAAGCTCTTTCTATCGCTTGACGAGCTGCCCAAATTCGGTTGGTTTGACCTCCAGAAATTCCTACAGTTTGTGTTCCTCTAGCAACAACAATTGCATTAGATTTTACATATTTTACTACTTTTTGAGCAAAAAATAAGGATCTTATTTCCTGATCGGAAAATTTATTTTTAGTGACAATTTTATAATCGGAATAAAAAAGATGATCTGCTTCTTGCACTAAGATCCCTCCATCTATTTTTACATATTCTAGTCTATCAGAAATAGGTTCATGTATATTAATTATTCTAAGATTTTTTTTCATTTTTAGAATATTTAATCCCTCTTGTTCATAGCTTGGAGACAAAATTACTTCTAAAAAAAGACTGTTTATTTTCTTCGCTAATTCTTTCGTAATGGGAATATTAACAGCAAGAATTCCTCCAAAAGAAGAAATAGGATCAGAAGAATAAGTTTTTTGAAAAGCCTCCATAATATTTTTTCCTAATGCTACTCCACAAGGAGTGGAATGCTTCACGGTACAACAAGCTGGTTCAGAAAATTGAGAGATTACTTTCCAAGCTATATCCATGTCTCTTAAATTATTAAAAGAAAGCTCTTTTCCGTGTAATTGATGAAAATTCCGCATGGATCCTTGATCAATAGTACTGATATAATAAGCCGCTTTTTGATGGGGATTTTCTCCATAACGGAGATTCATTTTTTTTTCATAAGAACAATGTAAATAAGTGGGGAAATTTTCTTCCGTGAGAAGATATTTAGAAATAGCAGAATCATAAGAAGAAGTGAGATTAAAAACTTTTCCAGCTAATTTTTTTCTCAACTTTAATGAAGGAAATCCATATTTTTCAATTTCCTTTTTTACTAGAAAGTAATCATGTTTATCTGTAATAGGGGTTACATGAAAAAAATTTTTTGCTGCTGCGCGTAGCATAGATGGGCCTCCTATATCTATAAATTCCATTAATGAATTATTATTATTTTTTCTATTGATTGTGAAGGATTTTTGATACAATTTTTCAAAAAATGGATAAAAATTTACTAAGACAATATCAATGGGAAAAATTTTGTGAAAACGGATAAATTTCATATGTTTTTCCATGGAGCGATTTGCTAAAATTCCTGCATAAATATTAGGATGAATGGTTTTTATTCTTCCATCTAACATCTCTGGAAAGGAGATTAGATCCGATATTTCTAAAAGATTAGATATTCCATGTTTTTTTAAATATTGAAAAGTCCCTCCCGTAGAAATAATTTGATATTCCTTTTTATCTAAAAAACTGATAAAATCAAATAATTCTTCATTTTTTTCATAAACACTAATTAAAGCTCTTTTCATAATAATAAATCAATTTTGTATACTATCCAATAATAAATAAACAATAGGCTACAGATTCTTTAAAGATTGAATGAGAATCTCTTTTTCTATGAGAGATATTTTTTTGGATAAAGATATGGGAGTCTCTTGGAAAGAAATTTTACATGATTTTTTTAAAATTATGTTTCCTGAATCTATATCTTTTGTCACATAATGAACTGTAGCTCCTGATATCTTTTCTTTATTATTGATAACTTTTTGATGGACTCTCATTCCGTACATTCCCTTCCCTCCATATTTAGGCAAAAGAGAAGGATGAATATTAATGATTTTTCCAGCCCATTTTTCACAAAATTCTGCATCCAGAATAGAAAGAAAACCAGAAAGAATTATAAAATCTGGAAGATCTTTCCTCATAAGATGGTCTATCTCTTTAGAGAGAGTCTTAGTCCTTCTTAAAGAATAAGTTTGAATATTTTCTTTGTAGGCATATTGAATAGCTCTACAAGATCTATCAGAAATTACTAAACTTACTTTAAAATTAGAAAGCTCTCCATTAGAAATAGATTGTATAATATGCAGCATATTAGTTCCTCTTCCAGAAACTAAAAAAGCAAGTTTTTTCATATGTATGAAAATATTTTTTATTTCAAAAATACTCTTTTATTTCCTTTAACTAGATGACCAAAAACAAAAGGATTTTCTCCTAAAGAACATAATCTCTGTAAGAGAGAGCATTTATCTTTAACGGATACTATTACAATCATTCCTACTCCCATATTAAAAGTCTCCCACATCTCCTGATCAGATAAAAAACCTTTTTCCTGAATATGATTAAAAACGGGTTGAACAGGTATTTTTTTCTTTTCAACTATAGCTGACAAATTATCTGGAAGGATCCGAAATAAATTATCTGAGATTCCTCCTCCTGTCACATGAGCTAATCCATGTATTAAAAACTCTTTTAGCAAAAGATGAATAGGATCATGATAAATTTTAGTTGGAATTAAAAGAATCTCATAAAATGGTTTTTCTTTAATTCTATGCATCAAAAAATCTTCTTTAGAAAAAATCTTTCTAATTAAAGAAAAACCATTGCTGTGGACTCCAGAAGAAGGAAGTCCAATTAAAATATCTCCTTCCTGTATAGTTTTTTTTCCATCTATAATATTTTCCTTATCTACTATTCCTACACAAAATCCAGCTATATCATAGTCTTTTTCTTGATAAATTCCAGGCATCTCCGCAGTTTCTCCCCCAATAAGACATGTATTAGTTTTTTTACAAGAGTCAGCTATTCCCTGTATTATTTTTTCTACAATATTAGAATCCAATTTTCCACAAGCTAAATAATCTAAAAAAAACAAAGGTTTTGCCCCATGACATAAGACATCATTCACGCACATAGCAAAACAATCTGCTCCAATGAGATCATATTTTTTATAATCAATAGCTAAACGTAATTTAGTTCCTATTCCATCTGCGCCAGATACTAAAACAGGTTCTTTGTAACTGCATAAAGATAGTTGATATAGTGCCGAAAAATAATCCAAGTTGCTTAGAACCTTTTTGGTATAAGTTTTTTCTAAAATTGGACAAATTTTACGTATGGTCCGATGACTTTCTTTCATGATGAATTTATTACAAGAATTTATAATATACAATCATTTTTCTTTATATGAATAGGATAGTTTCCAGTAAAACACCCGAAACAGTAATTTTTACCTCCAAGAATATCAATTAAATTTCTCATGCTTAAAAATTCTAAACTATCTACATTTAAAATTTTAGCAATTTTCTCTTTATCAATATTATATGAAATGAGATCCTTTCTACTTGGAGTATCTACTCCTAAATAACATGGAGCTATAATAGGCGGAGAAGCACTTCTAAAATGAATTTCTTTAGCTCCTGCTTTTCTTAAAATATAAACTAATCTGCGACTAGTAGTTCCACGAACTATGGAATCATCAATAATGACAATACGTTTCCCTCTGATTTCATTTAAGATAGAATTAAGTTTTAGATTTACCATTTTTTCACGCATCTCTTGTTTGGGGATAATAAAAGATCTACCAATATATTTATTTTTCACTAAAATTGGTTTGAAAGGGATTCCAGATGCTTTAGAGTATCCAATAGATGCTGGAACTCCAGAATCTGGAACTCCAATAACCACATCTGCTTCTACTGGATGTTGCTCATAAAGTTTTTCTCCACTTTTTTCCCTGATTTCATAAACATTTATATTCTCAATTAAAGAATCAGGGCGTGAAAAATAAATATACTCAAAGGAACAAATTCTACGTTTTGTATATTTCTCTTTTTTCAAAAGAGAGAATCGAATGGATTTTTTATCGACAATAGCCATTTCTCCTGGAAACAAATCTCTTATGTAATACCCTCCTACAGAATCTATTCCGCAAGTTTCAGAACTGAATATATAAGTTTTTTCATTAAGCATTCCATAACATAAAGGACGGATTCCATTTGGATCTCTAAATGCCGCTATTTTATTATCCATAAGGACTATTACAGAATAAGCTCCTTGAATATCTATAGTAGTTTTTTGAATAGCTATTTCTAAGTTATTATCATATTCCGACAAATATTTTTGTATCAAACGTAAGATCACTTCTGAATCCGAATACTCGGATATAAAAGTAACCCCTTTTGATTCTAAATCTTTACGAATTTTTTGAGCATTTATTAAATTTCCATTATGAACTATGGAAATAGTACTTTTTCCATAGGAATCTTCTCCAAAAAAGGGTTGAATGTTTTTTTTGCTCTGTCCTCCTTCTGTAGAATAACGTGTATGTCCAATAGCCGCATTTCCATGAAAATATTCAGAATTCGAAATTTTTCGAAAAGAATCTAAAACAAGACCTTCACTTTTATGGGACAAAATAAAACCATCTCGTAAAACGGAAAAACCACATGCCTCTTGACCTCTGTGTTGCAAGGCAAATAACCCAAACTGAATTAAAGAAAATGTATCAACTTTTTGAGGAGAATAAATCCCAAAAATCCCGCACTCCTCATGAAATTTATCAGAAGATTTTTTTTGATTGAAAATAGGGAATAATTTAGATATCATCTTTCTTCTTTAAAGAAGATCTTTGTCCCGTGAATGGATTAACCTACATTAAGCCTCTTTAATATTTCTATATAGGCATCAAAGACCTTTTCAGAAACCCCACTTCTAAATATATCTTTATCAAGCTTTTCCCTTGTTTTTTTATCCCAAAAACGACAAGTATCAGGACTGATTTCATCAGAAAGAAAAATTTGATTTTTTAAATTCTTTCCAAATTCTATTTTAAAATCTACCAATATAATATTTTTATCTAAAAAAAATTTTTTTAGAATATTGTTAATGTTTGAAGTTATGCGATAAATGATATTTAATTCTTCATAAGAAATTAAACCTAAAAAAACTGCATGGTGATCATTAATCAATGGATCTTTTAGTTTATCATTTTTATAAAAAATTTCAAAAATAGTATTCAATGGAGTGGATCCTTCTTTAACTCCTAAACGTTTTGAAATACTTCCAGCAAGAATATTACGAACAACAAATTCTAATGGAATGATATCTACTTTATGGCACAATTGTTCCCTATTATTTATTCTACGAATAAAATGAGTTTTTATTCCACAAGAATTAAGAAACTTAAAGATAAATGTGGTGATTTCATTATTCAAAATTCCTTTATCTTGTAAAAAATCTTTCTTTAATCCATCCAAAGCCGTTATGCTATCTTTATAATGAATAATGACCTCCTGCGGATTCTCTGTCGCATATATTTTTTTTGTTTTTCCTTCTAATAAAAGCTTTTTTTTAGTTATACTGCTCATAATCATAAATATTTCTCTATTTCAGTAACTAATTTTTCTCTCATTTCCATTCTGAATTTTAGTAATAATTTTTTGATTTCGTTATATTTTATAGCTAATATATGAATGGCTAATAAAGCAGCATTATAGGCATTATTGATCCCAACTGTAGCGACGGGAACATCCTTAGGCATTTGTACCATGGAAAAAAGAGCGTCTAGCCCTCCTAACAATCCATTTTTGGAATGAATTGGAACTCCGATAACAGGTAAAATAGTTTTTGAAGAAATTACTCCTGGTAAATGAGCAGACAAACCAGCTCCAGCAATAATTAATTCCATTCCCTTTGTAGATTCAATTTTTTTTATTGTATTTGATAGTATATCGGGTATACGATGTGCAGATATCACATAAGTTTTATTATTTATATTGAATTTATTTAATACTTCTTCCGCTATTTTCATAGTCGATTTGTCGGATATACTTCCACAAAATATAGCCACTTTCATATTTATAATTTTTATAGAAAATATTGTACCGCATTTTTAAAAATGGAATGTTCATGAATATTCGGGATATTTTTTAACAATCCATGATTATAACGCTCTGGATGAGTCATTCTTCCATAAATTTTTCCATTTTCACTTAATAGACCTTCTACAGCTCCAACGGATCCATTAGGATTATAAAACCTTTCTAATGTTTGAGTCCCTTTAAAATCTACATATTGCGTTGCTATTTGATTTTTTTTGAATAAAATTTTAGTTATTTTTTCACTAGCATAAAATCTTCCTTCACTATGAGATATTGGAATCGTATATATTTTATTTTTCATCCCATTTAACCAGGGAGACTTGTCAGTAATTACTTTTATATGAACACATTGAGATACATGCTTTCCTATTTCATTATAGGTAAGTGTAGGAGAATGTGAATTCCGTAAGCCTATTTTTCCATAAGGTAACAATCCAGATTTTATGAGAGCTTGAAACCCGTTACAAATACCTAAAATCAATCCATCTTGATCAAGAAAGTATTGAACAGCATCTTTTACGTATGGATTATGTAAAATAGACGTAATAAACTTTGCAGCCCCATCAGGTTCATCTCCAGCACTAAAACCACCACAAAGCATAAATATTTGTACAGTCCTTATATATTTTTCCATTTTTTCTATGGATTCTCCAATATCTTTATTTTTTAAATTCTTAAATACAAAAGTTTTGATAATGGCTCCTTCTTTTTTAAAAGCGTGAATAGATTCCCATTCACAATTTGTTCCAGGAAATATTGGAATAAATACACGTGGTGTTACTTTTTTTTTGGATTTCCATACTAATGGAAAAATATCTTCTTTTATATTTTCATGTAGATTGATTCTATGAAATTTTTTTCGATGAATGATCTTATTATTAGAAAAAATAGGAGTCAAAGTTTTTTCCCAATTTTCTACAGCCTCATTTATATCAATAGATATTCCATTAAAATTTAAGCTCTTAGAAGAGTCAATTTCTCCTATCAAAATGAAATCTTCTGAAAGAGAAGAAGTAGATTCTATAATTAATGAACCTATGCTGATCTCAAATAAAGGATTTACAGAACGGATAAAAACTCCTAAACGATTTCCAAAAGCCATTTTAGCTATAGATACAGAAATTCCTCCGTCTTTCACCGTTTTTACTGATACAATAGATCCTGAATGAATGCCTTCATAAACTTTATCATATGCATTTTTCAAAGAATAAAAATCTGGCATTTCGTTTTTCAATGGTTTGTGATGATACAAATATATTTTATTTCCTATATTTTTAAATTCTGGAGATACAATATTTGAAAAGTCTTCGGTGGTCACTCCAAAAGCTATTAATGTTGGCGGAACGTGTATATTTTTATATGTTCCAGACATGCTATCTTTTCCTCCAATAGATGCTAAATTAAATGACATTTGAGCATGATAAGCTCCTAATAAAGAAGAAAATGGTGGACCCCAATCTTCTGGATTATTTCCTAATTTTTTGTAATATTCTTGAAAACTGAAATAGATATTTTTGTAAGAGCCTCCCATAGAAACAATTTTAGAAATACATTCCACCACCGCATAAGCTCCTCCATGAAGAGGGCTCCAAGTAGAAATTT
Protein-coding sequences here:
- a CDS encoding formyltransferase family protein, whose protein sequence is MKKLAFLVSGRGTNMLHIIQSISNGELSNFKVSLVISDRSCRAIQYAYKENIQTYSLRRTKTLSKEIDHLMRKDLPDFIILSGFLSILDAEFCEKWAGKIINIHPSLLPKYGGKGMYGMRVHQKVINNKEKISGATVHYVTKDIDSGNIILKKSCKISFQETPISLSKKISLIEKEILIQSLKNL
- the purC gene encoding phosphoribosylaminoimidazolesuccinocarboxamide synthase yields the protein MSSITKKKLLLEGKTKKIYATENPQEVIIHYKDSITALDGLKKDFLQDKGILNNEITTFIFKFLNSCGIKTHFIRRINNREQLCHKVDIIPLEFVVRNILAGSISKRLGVKEGSTPLNTIFEIFYKNDKLKDPLINDHHAVFLGLISYEELNIIYRITSNINNILKKFFLDKNIILVDFKIEFGKNLKNQIFLSDEISPDTCRFWDKKTREKLDKDIFRSGVSEKVFDAYIEILKRLNVG
- the purD gene encoding phosphoribosylamine--glycine ligase; its protein translation is MKILILGSGGREHAIGKKILKDFSPMEIYFYPGNGGTSQIGKNIENFHSTSELCSFAKKNAIDITIAGSETFLWDGIVDVFQSDGLKIIGPPHFSARLEGDRVFSKSFMKKYGVRTPKYKVFSSYQEAMDFLDKTTYSVAIKTRGLSEGKGVLLTHNKTEAEKALNSILIEKKFGKSGNQVIIEELLQGKESSILSIFNGKDIIPFLSVKDYKKIGEKETGKNTGGMGSIAPNPYMTSDVWIDFKENILKPTLEGLFLEKLIFFGFIYFGLMINSNRVYLLEYNTRLGDPETQTLFPLMNSNFIHIIQSILLQKDISISWKKLCSCCVVLSSKGYPEKFQYGKVIEGLNSLKEPFYIAGAEKEKEKWITSKGRVLNVVGLGFSMEEARKNAYNKVKKVHFENLYFRKDIGL
- the purE gene encoding 5-(carboxyamino)imidazole ribonucleotide mutase: MKVAIFCGSISDKSTMKIAEEVLNKFNINNKTYVISAHRIPDILSNTIKKIESTKGMELIIAGAGLSAHLPGVISSKTILPVIGVPIHSKNGLLGGLDALFSMVQMPKDVPVATVGINNAYNAALLAIHILAIKYNEIKKLLLKFRMEMREKLVTEIEKYL
- the purM gene encoding phosphoribosylformylglycinamidine cyclo-ligase; the protein is MKESHRTIRKICPILEKTYTKKVLSNLDYFSALYQLSLCSYKEPVLVSGADGIGTKLRLAIDYKKYDLIGADCFAMCVNDVLCHGAKPLFFLDYLACGKLDSNIVEKIIQGIADSCKKTNTCLIGGETAEMPGIYQEKDYDIAGFCVGIVDKENIIDGKKTIQEGDILIGLPSSGVHSNGFSLIRKIFSKEDFLMHRIKEKPFYEILLIPTKIYHDPIHLLLKEFLIHGLAHVTGGGISDNLFRILPDNLSAIVEKKKIPVQPVFNHIQEKGFLSDQEMWETFNMGVGMIVIVSVKDKCSLLQRLCSLGENPFVFGHLVKGNKRVFLK
- the purF gene encoding amidophosphoribosyltransferase, encoding MISKLFPIFNQKKSSDKFHEECGIFGIYSPQKVDTFSLIQFGLFALQHRGQEACGFSVLRDGFILSHKSEGLVLDSFRKISNSEYFHGNAAIGHTRYSTEGGQSKKNIQPFFGEDSYGKSTISIVHNGNLINAQKIRKDLESKGVTFISEYSDSEVILRLIQKYLSEYDNNLEIAIQKTTIDIQGAYSVIVLMDNKIAAFRDPNGIRPLCYGMLNEKTYIFSSETCGIDSVGGYYIRDLFPGEMAIVDKKSIRFSLLKKEKYTKRRICSFEYIYFSRPDSLIENINVYEIREKSGEKLYEQHPVEADVVIGVPDSGVPASIGYSKASGIPFKPILVKNKYIGRSFIIPKQEMREKMVNLKLNSILNEIRGKRIVIIDDSIVRGTTSRRLVYILRKAGAKEIHFRSASPPIIAPCYLGVDTPSRKDLISYNIDKEKIAKILNVDSLEFLSMRNLIDILGGKNYCFGCFTGNYPIHIKKNDCIL